TCAAAGAAGAGACATGTAGTGCAAATCACCATTAATCATTTCTTATTATCTGTTattgcatgttatcgataactacCCACTACAATATTGCACtggataggactaaaataaaacacagcaagagGTCATTGGAGAGGTctggagatcattttatataggagcaatatcaATACACAGACTGAATAAAACCAATCAATGCCCGGTacaggataactatgagcaccacacaggctggaactttaagcTCCGATCTGTATGGAGTttattgttatcacgagaagctaagcTCCTGGAACTTTAAGCTCCGATCTGTATGGAGTTAATTGTTATCACGACAAGCTAAGCTGTCAGctaacgggcgcgtccacaaatggaatgctccatacggagtagctgcaattgcagtcgcagacaaacagcggtatcgagcggagagtttcagtgaaagTCCGGGCGGCACTGTCtcatgcataaatactgagtgcctttgaggtgagttattggcgcatttaaataaccaatggccattatGTTCCCGCCGCGATCTTTCCTTTGGACCGTTACGAGCTTGGTCGTCTataggagctagacgaggatcgccacctccacatacagacatgtggctacaataacaacaaccaatcCATCATTGAAATTATTGTACAAAATATTAGCCCatgatgaaaattgcaacctcCATAGAGAAGAAAAGCTTATTTTTGCAcagttttcaacaaattttactttaccgatagtatcgatagtgaaACTATCAATCATCGATAATTTGTCAGCTCTATCCGGCAGGTGTCGGTTGAAAGGGGCATTTCAGGTGACAAAATTCCCACTGGGGATGAGACCAAAAGGAAGACGCCCCAAAACGCCAATCGCCAGGCTGGGTCGGGGTGAGCTGGTCCTAAGCGCCAGATGGTGGCCATTGTGGACCGCACCTAACAACTGATCAACTTCTCTGGTAATGTCTGTTTGACTGATTCTGCGATATGAAGAAGAAATGACGagttaaattattaaaataatggATTGCGAAAAGTTGCGGCAAATTTATTAACCCATTAGAGACTAAGTTTTCTCATCACATAAGCTTGTAGTATTAATTACACGTTGTCCTATAAAACAAACTACAAATaagatatttatttaaaacaaaacagttGTGGTTTTATGTCAAATTCTATAAAATACACTTTTCTTacctaaatggtcataaaaaatgaagaaagagattttttgttgtaaaaaaaaatagtggcttagaaaataaaatttttcaaaatttttaatttttttatttttattaaaaagttttttaaaatgtacatttatttaaatttaaaatgttctaAATAATTAATATacgatatttcatcaaaatcaggtctggcgttaatgggttaataacTTTGCCATGTGTGTTTATTTTGAATTCAAAGAAACATATGGCCACTCTTAATATATCATATTTGACAGTTTGGCTATATCAAGCGAATACTCCTAAtgtttacaaaacaaaacaaaaatatttgcaaatagaAATTGGTCTAAAGaagatatttttaaacaaaaatagagAATTCATCTCAAAAACAATGCTAGAAAATGAAGAAGTTAAACCAGAAAATGAGGagaaaattgttttcaaaaagaaatcacggaaaaatttaaggcaaagaCGGAACTCGGATGATAATGAACCCTCTGAAGAGCCGTAAGTAGTAAAGTTCAAGTTGAAAGCCATCTCTTGCTACATCACCATTAACACTTACAGACTCTCATTGGCCGAAATCAAAGAAAGACAAAAACTACGCGAAAGGCCCCATGGCGTAAGTGTAGTTGGCCTTGCATTGGGCAAGAAATTAGCTCCCGAAGAGGAAATCACCATTAAAGACCCTTTTAACGTGAAAACTGGTGGTCTGGTTAACATGCATGCCCTAAAATCGGGTAGTATGAAAGAAGCCGAAGATGATGCCTATGATGTGGGAATTGGTACCAAATTCTCAGCTGAAACCAATAAACGTGACGAAGACGAGGAAATGATGAAGTACATAGAGCAGGAATTGCAAAAGCGCAAAGGTCTGTCACAGCAGCAAACAGCAGAAAACGAAACAATCGCAGACGCACAAAAATATCTAACCCCTGAGGAAGCTGCACTCTATGCGTTGCCTGATCACTTGAGACAATCCTCATCACATCGTTCGGAGGAGATGTTGTCCAATCAAATGTTAAATGGCATACCTGAAGTAGATTTGGGCATCGAggcaaaaatcaaaaacatCGAAGCGACCGAAGAGGCCAAACAAAAGTTACTGCAGAAtcagaaaaacaaaaaggatGGACCCTCGCAATTTGTACCCACCAACATGGCTGTCAACTTTATGCAGCATAATCGATGTAAGTTATCAATGGGAAGTCGTAAGCTCTTTAAACTTAATGGTTTTACTTGTATTTTAGTTAATATTGAGGAAAACAATGACCACCAAAAACGACGTTACAATCAGTGGAAAACTGGTGACGATCCAAATGCAAATCCCAATAATCAGGTTGGGGCCAACGGTGTTAAACGCGCCACAGACAACTACCATTATGATAAATTTAAGAAACAATTTAAACGTTACTAATTTTAgaaacaaataataaatgatAAATTTAAGAAACAATTTAAACGTTACTAATTTTAGGGATACTTGTAGAGTGCTCGATTAAGAAGATTGAGACTAGAGCAATACCAATACCATAATACAGTATGGAATTTAATAACCTATTGGTTAACAATGTGATGCCCAGGTCTTTTATGGAAGAAAAAGTATACGTATTTGCCTGCGTAGATGGTGTTGTTGTCTttttagccacatttgcatgtggaggaaGCGATCCTCGTCATACTCCTATAGGAGAGCAAGCTATTTCCGGTCCATGGTACCGATCAACGCAGGAgcgtgatggccattggttacttaaaggcgccaataactcgcctagtcatatcgagcatcataggcaagagccggtgccgctcggcctctcactgagccTCTCTACTCAATACCGCGGAGTGtacgcgactgcaattgcagttactccgtatggagcattccactatccgcaaaacgggaacgcacccggtagctcccagcaaAGCTTTTCGTGTTAAAGATGAACACCACGAATCTCGGAGCTGAAAGTTAAAGcccatgtttttgttgttgtatccacATTGGCATGTGaatgtggcgatcctcgtcaagctcctataggtacGCATGCTCGTTTCGGTTCATAgtaccgatcgccgtgggaacgttgtgttcattggttatttaaaggcggcaataactagtcttgtcgtatcgagcatcgtaggcactcattTTTCAAGCAAGATCCGGTTCCGCCTGCCCACTCTCGATACAGCTGACTTTTCAATCGATATAACAGGGGTCGATGGTCGTTGTATCTCTACTATTTCCAGCCTCGTTTAAGGTGGTTTAATGGGCGAT
The Stomoxys calcitrans chromosome 3, idStoCalc2.1, whole genome shotgun sequence genome window above contains:
- the LOC106081540 gene encoding splicing factor C9orf78 — translated: MLENEEVKPENEEKIVFKKKSRKNLRQRRNSDDNEPSEEPLSLAEIKERQKLRERPHGVSVVGLALGKKLAPEEEITIKDPFNVKTGGLVNMHALKSGSMKEAEDDAYDVGIGTKFSAETNKRDEDEEMMKYIEQELQKRKGLSQQQTAENETIADAQKYLTPEEAALYALPDHLRQSSSHRSEEMLSNQMLNGIPEVDLGIEAKIKNIEATEEAKQKLLQNQKNKKDGPSQFVPTNMAVNFMQHNRFNIEENNDHQKRRYNQWKTGDDPNANPNNQVGANGVKRATDNYHYDKFKKQFKRY